In the Arachis ipaensis cultivar K30076 chromosome B04, Araip1.1, whole genome shotgun sequence genome, ATAATAACATACATTCCGCGTAAAGAACCTTATGAATATGCACATAGATCCGGGTTTATTGAATATGGGCATATCCGGGTTTAAGGAGCTATATTATAATAGGTGAATGCTATGATGCTTAAAAGATAGTGCCTATTTACTAAAAagagttaaaaattaatatttaatttaaaagatataaaaataaataatttttaaaaatttaaaatttactacAAAAAGNNNNNNNNNNNNNNNNNNNNNNNNNNNNNNNNNNNNNNNNNNNNNNNNNNNNNNNNNNNNNNNNNNNNNNNNNNNNNNNNNNNNNNNNNNNNNNNNNNNNNNNNNNNNNNNNNNNNNNNNNNNNNNNNNNNNNNNNNNNNNNNNNNNNNNNNNNNNNNNNNNNNNNNNNNNNNNNNNNNNNNNNNNNNNNNNNNNNNNNNNNNNNNNNNNNNNNNNNNNNNNNNNNNNNNNNNNNNNNNNNNNNNNNNNNNNNNNNNNNNNNNNNNNNNNNNNNNNNNNNNNNNNNNNNNNNNNNNNNNNNNNNNNNNNNNNNNNNNNNNNNNNNNNNNNNNNNNNNNNNNNNNNNNNNNNNNNNNNNNNNNNNNNNNNNNNNNNNNNNNNNNNNNNNNNNNNNNNNNNNNNNNNNNNNNNNNNNNNNNNNNNNNNNNNNNNNNNNNNNNNNNNNNNNNNNNNNNNNNNNNNNNNNNNNNNNNNNNNNNNNNNNNNNNNNNNNNNNNNNNNNNNNNNNNNNNNNNNNNNNNNNNNNNNNNNNNNNNNNNNNNNNNNNNNNNNNNNNNNNNNNNNNNNNNNNNNNNNNNNNNNNNNNNNNNNNNNNNNNNNNNNNNNNNNNNNNNNNNNNNNNNNNNNNNNNNNNNNNNNNNNNNNNNNNNNNNNNNNNNNNNNNNNNNNNNNNNNNNNNNNNNNNNNNNNNNNNNNNNNNNNNNNNNNNNNNNNNNNNNNNNNNNNNNNNNNNNNNNNNNNNNNNNNNNNNNNNNNNNNNNNNNNNNNNNNNNNNNNNNNNNNNNNNNNNNNNNNNNNNNNNNNNNNNNNNNNNNNNNNNNNNTActgaccaaaaataataaattttattggttTTCAAACATCTCCAAATCAAGCATATATGCTAGTCAAAATCTAAGGAGTTATCAGTTTGACTTGGCATGAAGAGCCCAAAGGTAAATAAATGGGCCTAAGGTAAAGCCCGTTGGAAAAAAGGGCAGAGTGGGACGCAGGCTAGTTGACAATGAGAGTGGACCCCATGATTAAGATATGCAATAAGATTATTTAAAACGTactttttttaaattaactaccATAAAGTTTCAAAAAAAGGGATATAATATTCCGGTAGCAATATACGTAGAAAACTTTATTTATACTAATGTCACATCTAATTACTCTCTTTATCTTAAGATATTTGTTCGGATCAAAGTGGCAAATATTATTTGACGTAGAAAGGAATAGCATttaaaaccaaaaacaaaaaattttaagtcaataataatactaatataaAAAGAGAAGTTACAAATCAACCACTATATATAAAAGTATGTATTAAGCATTGTANNNNNNNNNNNcattttattattattatatttaattattttaataattgattatttaattaaaataatatataaattaatatgtataaatatataataattattttaaatcaaGTTGGGTTAGTCTAATGATTGGTTCACTAACCTGCTTAAGTAAACGTCGTGAGGGATTTCGAATCTCGCCTTATACATGCAGCAACCTATTGACCAACGACAAATCATTAGAAAAGTTTCGATTCGTAACAGATGAATCCTTAGCTTGCCAGGTTAGGAGATATATAGTGAGaaaccaaaaaatataataattataaattatacataactgattttttttatatggaaGAAATATTGGTGTTTTTTTGAGAAATGAGATTATTTGGTGTAATTACAGATGGGTGGATTTTGTAGGTAAAAAGTCAACACGTGGGAGGCATGGTGCAACACGTGGGGGGCGTGTTGGACACTTGGCAGCGTATTGGCCAACACGTGGGGGGTGTGGTGCAATACGTGAGGGCGTGTTGAATGAGTTCCACAATACTGTAATAcacttcaaatatcaatattcaaccaaAACACCGTTTCCatttccatattaaaaataatttctaacaTAACTActtataacattttttattttcaaattatgtAGCATGTGAATGTACCATAAATAATAACAGTACCTTTTGAGATGTGGAAAAACTATAAGAAGATGTGTATATATATGGAATTCTTAATTGTTTAGATGTGACTTGTCTCCTTCTCTCGGGTATAGATCGCATAGTAGTTATCTTGGTTTGGAGTCTGATTAAATTCCAAGCAGATGTGTTAATGTGTATGCCGTGTGTTTTGCTTGTACAGTTTTGTTTTAGTATGAGGCTATGAACTTTGTGGAGATTCTTGAAAAACATGTCTTTAACAAGTTGAAATTTTTTATAAGAACTCTCAGACAAGATCAAGAAATGAGGCTAACTATGTTAATAAATCCCAGTGCACCCTTTTCGTTTTGGTTGAAACATTACACAAAATTTTAATACATCATGTTCATTATATTCCACCTACTTCAGAGACAAAAGGTATTGGATTTTAGTTTTCGATACAAAGTAAACAGATTGTTAAGATTTTTTCTTTTatacaaaatattatttaatgGATAATAAAACTACaagggaaaaaaaatatttaaattgctGTGCTGTTTCAAGAATTTAAAGTTGTCCGATAAATATGTGAGAAGCACACGTATTCTACAATGTTTAGCGGTTGCAAAAAAAACGACTATATTAAGTGTATacaaaaattagttattagtataaaataaatattggaaaataaatatatattgaaaataaattaaaacatatatatatttatacatacatatatttatacacatatattgatgactgattttaatgtacaaatagtatttttagaaaaaaaaaatcctaattctaaaaataaACATATTGAATGTTCAGTTGTTAGGCGACTTGTTAGTTGTTACTCTATCAGCAACGCCATATAGTAGATGCTTGATTAGTGcttgaatttttaattaatttttttttttggggaacCAATACTTTATTAATCTAGATGGATTTTATATGCAATCATGTGGATTTGAGGTTCTAATCACTTTCTTTTGTCCCCTCTCCATCCTCTCAATTAGGTACTCATCGATAGGGGGGAAAAGGAACAAGGGGAAAAAGCATCAAGAATGTATCCCCTTATGATTACCAGGATCTTGCTAGCCACTTTTGTGTGAGTTGTAAAGTTATAAAGTGATCAAATTAAATTAAGGTAAGCTAATGTAGTGCCTAAACTTTCCGTTTCATAGTTGttgaataataatttattattaacaaCTGATGGTTTTTCCATGAAGGTTCATTAAAATATAAATGGTAGTTAACACATACAAGTGTGGAGAAAAATTGTCCAATAGGCAAACACAATACAATAACCAAAACTCATAAGAAGAAATCCGAACCtactaataaataaaataatttgtgaTGACTCTAGCTTTAtcctttatatattttttatattggctaattatattaatttaattataatatataaGAAAATATAGAGAGACAATGAATTTAATGAATTTAatgaacaatgtgaacaatagaattaaaaaaaaaattaaaatcagatgataattaatttaattaatttctaataatttcgaattttgaattttaaaaaaataaagatttgCAAATGATAGGGGTGTGTATGGGACGGGTGAaatcgggtttgatgtgacccagacctgACCCGAAACATATACCGagcctatttattagacccgaacccgacccgaGACCCGATAAAACCTAtatactttcgggccacgattataccgagTAAAAACGGGGTGAAAATCAggtcgttaacattacattaccttgataccttcttataagctagcatgtgaaaatatctaaatttccaagactctaaccattatttaacatggtaaaattcacttagaaaaatataacaagaaccaacttttctctaaaattaaagcataaccataatcaataccaatattgtctaataacaccaaatatttaaatcaatataaataacactATTATGttttagtctaaaatcttatgcattttaaacataaagcATTAACTTATTgccttataataactaataacacaaaatattaaggttgacaatacttaaattccacataagaatagctatcatccatcactaataacacaaaatattataaGCTAGcatgaaaatatccaaatttccaagactccaaccattatttgatatggtaaaattcacttagaaaaatataacaagaaccaactcttctctaaaattaaagtataaccataatcaatactaatattgtctaataacaccaaatatttaaatcaatataaataacacaatattatgtattagactaaaatcttatgcattttaaacataaaacattaacttatagtcttataataactaataacacaaaatattaaggtttacaatacttaaatcccacataagaatagtcatcattcatcactaataacacaaaatatcaattgtgtatgatgaccaggccaccgggccgactttgGGTGACCCAAGCCATGGCCCGGACCCGAtctgaaataatgaccgggtctatttttgagattcttacccgaccctagacccggtgaaatcacaccaaaatagcccctaaagtattcgggccgggccgggtcttCGGGCTGGatcgggccatgcacacccctagcaAATGGTGCAGTTACGCATATAGTAACctcccttcttctcccttctccgCGAGTGATTTCCATTCTGCAGTGCATTCTTCTTATCCATTTTCTTCCCGTCTCTTTGGTCCGACCCCATCAAGAACACCAGCCGCCACCCAGAACACCAGCCGACGCCGCCCAGCTCTCCGAGAACGTCCGAGCAGGCACCCCCTTCGCGTACATTGCGTCCCTTGCGCAGCACCAATGCGCCGGCCGTGCAGGCCCCCGGAAGCCGGCGGGGTTCACCGTCCTAGTGTCTAAATCCGCAATATTTAGGGGACATACGCGGTTGTCGTTTCATACGTGCATCACCCTTCACATCCAGATGTTCATTTCACTATGATGATGGATGGTTATTTCTAGCATTGTATATGCATATGGTCGTTTTAGTGAGTAACTGGATCATTATTTTTGTTCACAGATGTCGAATATTCATTTCTATACTTACCTAGATAGTTATTATTACAGCGGTGGCAGAATGTGACCCTAGGGAGGGTACCGACGCGGGAGAGAGAGGCGAGCCGGGAACCAGGGACGTGCAATGGAAGGACGCATGCTGGTCTCGACGGGGGATGCCGGCGGAAGACACAGAGACCCGCGACGGGACGGTGGCGTCCGTCCGAACTGTTGGCTGCCGGCGATGGAGACAGATGCGCGAGAGAGAGGAGGCTGGACTGGGGTTGAAGCTGACGGACGGTAAGGGTGTCTTTCTTTTGTCTTTGACACCGGTGAGGTAGGATAGTTAGTGATGAATGTGGGGGTGGTTGCTGACTGTGGAAGAAGTAGGATTTTAGGTGAAAACCGTTTGTAATTTAGGATTTGgatgattatttttgtgaaataatTGAATGGAATTTTTGGACTTAGGGTAATTAATAAaatggtttttattttttatctttattgagTTAAATATCCAATCTATTATTCAGATTGTTAAGATTTTTCATTGTCTTTCTAGTAAAGTTGtattaaaaattattacaaaaaaaaaaagttgtattAAAAATATGACTAATTTAGCTTAATAGCTAATGTGAAAAATTctcttattctatttttttttttttgcaaaaaaaataagaaaaatggaaATTGTAGAGATAGGTAGCAAAATAAGCATTAGTATGCAACATGATCaaattatcaggcctaaaatAGTCCTGCATAAATGGATTAATGGACATCGCTGTTGGCTCCCACTCCCAGCACTTCAATTTCACTCCCTCCATCATAATGCTCTTGATTTTGATTAGTTAATATATCATGACATTTTCTCTCCCCATTCCATCGTTAACCTTTTTCCTCCTATTTGATTGAGTTCTGAAAGCGCAATTCAGGATTGTTTTGGTGGTAATAATAACTCATAAGAACAAATCAACATCTTTTAACGGTCGAGTGCCAAGAAAatgatgcatgcataagataaaattctaattttaacaatttttttataatcATACGATCAACCCAAATTAGTTTATCCTTGACAATCTACACAAGTGCCGTTAAAGTAAGTCTTTATAAAAACTAAAACTTATTTCACCAAAAAAACATCGAATACCAACTTGATGCAAACTAAATTTCAGGAATTAACTTGAGTATTAATCCTTCAAAAGAAATCATAATCCTCCACCAAGCTAAACCAAACACACCCATAGATATTTATAGGATTCTACAGTTGTCAGGCTCAGGCGCTATTCCATAACGTGGTAAGTAGAAGAATtgaaaaaagagcaattaagaaGAGCATGTGAGAGAAGGAGCTTATGGATATAAAAAGCACCCCTCAAAGGCCGAAAGATAAGAATTGCACGATTTGTATAGTTGCGCTTATTTTATTCGATCCGAATTTGTATGAATGAGTCATTATTTATGTGACATGTAACATCACACACAACATATACAAGCTTGATGAGATTATTGACAGAAGCCCAACCCCAACCCAACTCCAACCCCCACATTGGTGAGACATAAATTCATATCATGTGGAGGTTTCAATACACTAAGGTCCACTGAACATTTACGTGTGTCATTAGCCATTTAGCCTCTTCAAAGTTATATGATTGATATACACATGCAGACGTACCATGTTGCTACTGAATCAATTAGCATTCTTTTCAGTCCCCCGTGAATGTCTTATAAGAAAATTGACAGAAATTCATTTATTTTTCAGCCATGTATGGTATGTATCTATGTGTGTTGATGTGAGTTTACTATGACCTAATGTCATAAAAGTTTATAGTTGATTTGTCACATACATTGGCAGTGGTGGAAAAGCCCTTCTCCTCCTCCCTTGACCCCATCTCCAATCCCTATAATGATTGATGGTCAACATCTATCTCCCTACAAAGATAGATGTATGTGTTATTTATTCATGACATTGAAAATTCATTGAGTCCTATAATGATACTTCACGTTCTTATCTGATCAAAATGGTTAGCTTCATCTATTGAAACTTCATATCTGAGTGATATTAGAGATTAAGGCAGTTATTACTAGTCATTGATGTGGTTTGGGCATATATCATTATTGAAGAAGGCCTGCTATAATAAATTTAATAAGTAGGGTAGATCAAACAGAGGGTAACTTACCTGTAGCTCAATAATTAGTAGAGATGAAAAACCTAAGAAGGAAAAACCATAAGTGAAACTAGAATCATTTAAATCCTTATGGATATGATGTGCAATATAAGATTATAGGGTTATAATCTTGATTCATATGATCAACTACACCAAGTGAGAAAAAACTTATGATTTGTTGTCAATtaaaaccttgcttgtccccctccccttccttttattttcttctctgttATTTTCTTCTCTAGTTCACCATTACTTATTATTCCCATATATCTTGGTTGTTTTCTTTTACTACTAATCTACTATTCACATGAAGATATCTTCTTACAAAAGTGATAGTTAAATATGGTTAGATAGTTTGACATATTTCACTTAAGGGTCTGTTTGGGaagtttcaaaaattattttttagagttttgacttatgaaaagtcaTATTAAGGGTATTTGATACAGTTTTTTAGATatacttttaatttttcgaaaaattgttTAAGAGCTTTTAAGAAGTCTCATTCTCCTCACAAGCTATTTTATCACTCCTACTTATTATACAACTTTAAAACAAATACTTCTATGATAACTTTccaaatataaaataacttatttataaactgcTTTTAATATAAATTCTTAtattttaagctatttttttaaaagaacttaattaagttgtttacccaaATTGGTCCTAAATTATTTACCATAAAAAAATGTCATTATCTAAACTATTACTTTCACACACACATCATTATGTGAGTATTCTCTTGTTTTTTCCCTTCTCTTAAAATGACAATTTCAAAACCCTGCTTATTCTTTTTCCTTCTCTTCCTTCTATCTCTCTAATTAACAGCAATATTTTGTATTAAAAGAAAAGCTTACcttttcaattgaattattttGTATTAAAACTTTCCTTTCTTCAGTTATCTTTAGTTATCCACTGGCGTTATTTTAGTTTGACCTAAATAAAAGGCTAAAGGGAAACATTCTTAGTAGAAGGGTTAACATGGAATTCAATGATTAACCAATCAATATCAACCAACTCAGAGTCAAACATTTATTCAATTATAATCATGAACATAACTTGCCGATGCTGAATGGCAGCATAAGAATTTAACATGCAACTGCTACAGTCCAAACGTTATTACAAAAACCTAGCAAGTCACAGATCAAATAAATATACTTCAAGGCCCTAAAATCCCAAATGAATCGCCAATCTCAAAACAATGTCCTTACGGAAAAGTAGCTCAAGCTTGTGATTCAAGCTCCAAACGAAGGGTGTGACTAACTGCATCAGATCCCGGACCAGAGAACTGAATTGGACCTACAGTGAACATCATCATTAAAACTTGAATCTATATATTAATTCCTGCTATACTAAGTGGATCTTACTAATTGGGCTGGTTGGGTCCATTATACAATGATTCGTACCTGGACTGACGTAGCAATTTTTTAGGGCCCACTCATCCCTCAAGGAGGCAAACTTTTTGAAGGGTGCCCCTGAAAGAAAATGAGATATAATAATCATTAGTACCTCAAAAAATGACTATCTtcaacaacatgaacaaccaccaatcaaataaaaatacactacatcctaatttaatgctactaattaaatttaagattaatttactcttttaaccctattaattcacattgttcacacattgttcaaaaatgttgttggttacctatactttttcatatataAATTAGAGCTGACGCCAGAACGGTAATAAAGGCAAAATTGTTAACGGTTTATGTCAGTTATACCTTGAAGCTCTACCATTGCCTTCTTGATCACGGGCTTGAACTTACCTGCAAAGAAATTACATTACATATTCATATAAACCATACGAAAGAAAGCATTCATAATTCAAATAGTaattggaaaagaaaaagtaatggTATGGATACGAATCCATTGCAGTGTAGCAGATATCTACCATGTCTTCTCTCTACGTCCATCAGTGAGGTGAGTGCAGTTCCACCAACAATCCAGTCTTCAACTGGTGCACAGAGATTCCCAACCTGGTCAACAGAGTGAATTCAAGAAATTCAGTTGACTGCTTCAATGTTACAAAACAAACAACTTCGAAAGCACACTCAATTGTCAAGACATAATAAGAGGCCACAAACTGATGATATTAATCCAGTCTTCCCACTGTGAAGGAGGGCTCCAGCACCATAACCAAGAGCATAGCAATAAGTAGCATCAAAATTAGTTGGCAATCCACATCTCCCTTCGTAGCTGCATATTTCCAATAAGTATAGGTAACTATAAACTCTCAAAAAATAAGGCAAACTATCAAATATACAGTTTAAAAACAAAACATTTTCGTAAAATCTGTTTTACACTCTTTTTGGCATTTCATGTTAGCATATATTCGAATTAGAATTTATATATAATTCAAAATAATGATGCCGAAATTTGATAGAATACCCGAAAAAGTGAGATTGCCCTCTAAATTCGCCTCTATATTTTCCCTCTTGCTTTCTCTTCTCCAACTCAGTTTCAGCCATTTGAATAAGCATTTTCTCTGTTTCTATCTTGGCAACCTAAACTTGGAAGATAGAACCATTGACATTGACTTGATGCATCATGGgtcaaacaaacaaataaaagatagCATTATAACGCCATTAGGCACCTGAACATTTCCATGTGGATCCCTTTCAAGCATCAATTGCTCTTGAATTGCTTGAGGTAAGAATTCAAAAAGCTTCAGTGACTGATCAGTGAGTTTCTTCTTCCATAATCCACCCTCATCCACAATATCATGGGCCAGAATTTCATTTAGTTCTGCAATAAGTTGCTGGACCTGAAAATCGCAAAACAGCATGTACAACCAGTATCATCAGCAAGTATGAGCATACAAACTGATTTACACACTAATGGAAAAATCACAAGTTCACACAGAGAAACACTGGCGAAAATTTTCTTGTGCTGATTGCTATGTACCTCAGGAATGAAATCAATTAAACCTTCAGGGATAAGAATGACCCCATAATTGTAATTAACTGCAGCTCTTTTACAAATAACATCTACAATATAGTCTGTGACATTTTTCAGTGTCAACTTCTTGGCAGCAACCTGAAATATGTATTTACAGGTCAAATCAAgtatatttgataaaaaaaaggtACAGTCTGAGTAGCAAATGTTAATCACAACTTCACAAAATCAATGTGTGAGAATATCAAATTAACTTCATCACATGCTAGAATGTACAAGATGATCAAATTTATTACAAACCTCTTCTCCAATAATAGTAATGTTTGGGTGGGTTTGTAAAGCACATTCCAGTGTAATGTGTGAAGCTGCACGCCCCATAAGCCGCACAACTGCAGACAGATGATCATATGTTTTTATTGATGCTTGGAAATATAACCTCAAATCTTCCAAATTCCAAAGATACATCAATATCAAATGATATCAACAGTTCTGAAGTGCAAAATTGTTTAATGGTGAAGCAAACAAAGCTGTAAGAAGTGAGAACATAGGAACCAGTACAGAATGGTGACAAATCAGTTTCTAAGGTTCTTCTAAGAGGTTGTTCAATTTGAATACTCACAATGGTAATATTTTCCTGTTGATCGGGCATCTACCATAACATTTCCAATCATTTCAGAGTATATCTGCATTAAATCAACATATACATGTGAACAGGGTCAGTTCTCGGGATCATTCAGCATGCATCCAAAAGGGCACATGCTATCCAACATCTTTTGGCAATTTGCACAAATGAGGGCAACAATGGAAAATATACATGGCCAATTAATATTtagaaattttcttttaggaaaCAAGATTCACGAATATCATAATGCTATAGCAAATTTGCAATCATGAATAAACCAAGTGCAAATCCTGAGAAAGTTGTGGAACATGACAAGTTGTGTAGAGTTCCATGGATAATGTGATGGTTGCAAACACGAATATTTTATCAAATATGTTCACAATATTGCTAGAGAAATTGAAACACAGCTGTTGCTCTGAAAAGCATCCTCAAACACTTCAACACTCCCATTTCaacacataaaaataaaaaaatggttcCTAAATATTACTACATGCTTAGAAAATTATtggtgataaaaaaaaattacttatttGAAATGTTAAAAACATGTAGAACTAGACCAATTCAAAATTACAAAGGCAGATTGAAGACTTGTTATTTAGCTTCATTTACCTTGCATGCAGTATCAAAACCAAAACTGGTAGGAACTTCTTTGCACTTTAAATCACCATCAATAGTTTTAGGACATCCAATCACGTGAGTCTTCAGATTTTTGCTTCTGCATAAACCCACATCAAACAAAAAATAGTTAAATAAACACTATCACTTCACATACTCATGAATGGAAATTGTTTCTCTTATATTCATATAGAGACAATTACAATAATTATATATAGATGGAATGGTAATATTAATGTTAATCATGACACAACATAtttgggcttgtttgggtgagcttctaaaaaaatatcttttttcgagttatctttttttaaaagatcttatgaaaaagtaaaagcaattttatgtttgggtatctcatgcaaaaagatctttttatctatcaattatgtttggatataacaatataaaagtacttttttgtttatttattacatgaaaaacatctttttttaaagaaaaaagatcttttaaaaaaagatgtaaattacagcttctcaaaaaagatgtttttctgatttttctagtgcttttacttttactactcgaaatttgccaaacacgctaaaaaataaaaaaaaatattttttcattgaaaaaatatattttttttatcaaaataatgacgCCCAAACAAGCACAAAAACAGCATTTAATTAACATAGCTTCCAAGAAGTTGGATCATTTCAACAATAAAGTGACAAAGAAACCTGAAGTTCTCAGCAAGTAGGCATGCATTTGTGTTTGAGTCATCTCCACCAATAACAACAAGCCCATCCAAGTCTAGCTTCCTTGTTGTTTCTTCAGCTTGTTTGAACTACACACATAAGTAAATCAAATTATTCTTATATTCTATTGTTGTC is a window encoding:
- the LOC107638660 gene encoding pyrophosphate--fructose 6-phosphate 1-phosphotransferase subunit beta; its protein translation is MAPSYVPNGNLSTGGSVTGRFANVYSEVQSSRVHHSLPLPSVLKTSFSLVDGPRSSAAGNPDEIAKLFPHLFGQPSATLVPSETPLPDQKLKIGVVLSGGQAPGGHNVISGIFDYLQERAKGSTLYGFRGGPAGIMKCKYVELNSDYIYPYRNQGGFDMICSGRDKIETPEQFKQAEETTRKLDLDGLVVIGGDDSNTNACLLAENFRSKNLKTHVIGCPKTIDGDLKCKEVPTSFGFDTACKIYSEMIGNVMVDARSTGKYYHFVRLMGRAASHITLECALQTHPNITIIGEEVAAKKLTLKNVTDYIVDVICKRAAVNYNYGVILIPEGLIDFIPEVQQLIAELNEILAHDIVDEGGLWKKKLTDQSLKLFEFLPQAIQEQLMLERDPHGNVQVAKIETEKMLIQMAETELEKRKQEGKYRGEFRGQSHFFGYEGRCGLPTNFDATYCYALGYGAGALLHSGKTGLISSVGNLCAPVEDWIVGGTALTSLMDVERRHGKFKPVIKKAMVELQGAPFKKFASLRDEWALKNCYVSPGPIQFSGPGSDAVSHTLRLELESQA